A genomic stretch from Plasmodium reichenowi strain SY57 chromosome 4, whole genome shotgun sequence includes:
- a CDS encoding dipeptidyl aminopeptidase 3, putative: MILIFQLFLINILFLNFIKCDIPVHCLSRHVEGKWEIHLGLLKKKKNTEGVTLNDKVTGGTVWNISDGDIKKNEATAYDNNNDNNNDNNYDNKYDNNYDNNYDYQCGYKRPDNADYHDDLNPENEDTKERFEEKEKRYIVFNEDRSLNILKEDGDINSRYSGYWKIVYDEGLYIEVYKENESKEVYFSFFKFKQKGDVSYSYCSSLIMGVMNKYSLDNNIWDMTYEENIEENITSDDKNNNIHVIKDEKKSILNIDEKNKEISNTISHIYMIRKNVTFLGLRNNQIKKPKRKKIKDKIIITRGNNNINEIQNDDNYNKIIKEKNFFQLIDYYNDNYISSGRLNIDKYCWYGKKVQEHSEQPTNKIPVENISPLSVNADEYNKLYDEKKKILNNLQNSQDGQLANSSDYNNNNNDNNNDNNNDNNNDNVGNVVYLRRPKDVLRKYNRGLLLMNMNNKYEKRNSLFYKYIDKNIDLKNFDWNNKEDIKMRLGHYIKILDDAIDQKDCGSCYANSASFIINSRVRIKYNYIKNIDSLFFSNEQLILCDIFNQGCNGGYIYLSLKYAYENYLYTQKCFEKYKKKINYNRDDFEIKSSLISQDDNTLLCDQFDVFKMKNEEKKNNEIKIKKQISMNINKDSNKNHEFTNDDNGHLLILSYEFQTDHNKRDDNKKKIIINNNNNINIYGLNEDYILMDEKKKKNNNNNKNNNNNNNNNNNNNNNNNDEAYDIFKLNSCDVKINVSKFEYLDIQDEELLKKYIYYNGPVAAAIEPSSEFIGYKKGIILGNFIKMYDGTKNNAYIWNKVDHAVVIVGWGEDTLHNFVKKNKLSKESMEHILTTWKQNNNTNDYHNNKDNDNNNNNNNNNNNNNNSNNNVIIKYWKVLNSWGTKWGNSGYFYILRNNNSFNIKSYILACDVNLFVKQKGT, from the exons AtgattttaatatttcaattatttttaattaatatattatttttgaaCTTTATAAAATGTGATATTCCTGTTCACTGCTTAAGTAGACACGTGGAGGGGAAGTGGGAGATCCACTTGGGTCTcctgaaaaaaaaaaaaaatactgAAGGTGTTACATTGAATGATAAGGTAACAGGGGGAACTGTATGGAATATATCTGATGGAgatataaagaaaaatgaagCGACAGCATACgacaataataatgacaataataatgacaataattatgataataaatatgataataattatgataataattatgattatCAATGTGGATATAAAAGACCTGACAACGCTGATTATCATG aTGATTTAAACCCAGAGAACGAAGATACCAAGGAACGATTCGAAGAAAAGGAGAAAAGATATATCGTGTTTAATGAAGATAGATCATTAAACATATTGAAAGAAGACGGAGATATTAATTCTAGATATAGTGGTTATTGGAAAATAGTATATGATGAAggattatatatagaagTATACAAAGAGAATGAGAGTAAAGAAGTGTATTTCtccttttttaaatttaaacaAAAAGGTGATGTTTCTTATAGCTATTGTAGTAGTTTAATTATGGGTgttatgaataaatattccttagataataatatatggGATATGACCTATGAAGAGAATATAGAAGAGAACATAACAagtgatgataaaaataataatatacatgtaATAAAAGATGAGAAGAAAAgtattttaaatattgatgaaaaaaataaagagaTAAGTAATACTATATCACATATTTACATGATAAGAAAGAATGTAACTTTCTTGGGATTAAGAAATAATCAAATAAAGAAAccaaaaagaaaaaaaattaaagataaaattataataactagaggaaataataatataaatgaaatacaaaatgatgataattataataagataattaaggaaaaaaatttctttCAACTTattgattattataatgataattatattagTTCAGGTCGTttaaatatagataaatattGTTGGTATGGTAAAAAAGTACAAGAACATTCTGAACAACCTACCAACAAGATTCCTGTTGAGAATATTTCTCCTTTATCTGTAAATGCagatgaatataataaattatatgatgaaaaaaaaaaaatactaaataatttacaaaattCTCAAGATGGTCAACTTGCAAATTCAAgtgattataataataataataatgataacaataatgataacaataatgataacaataatgataatgttGGAAATGTTGTATATCTTAGGAGACCTAAAGATGTGCTTCGAAAATACAACAGAGGTTTATTACTTAtgaatatgaataataaatatgagAAAAGGAATagtttattttataaatatatagataagAATATAGACTTAAAAAATTTCGATTGgaataataaagaagatataaaaatgagattaggacattatataaaaattttagaTGATGCTATTGATCAAAAAGATTGTGGTTCGTGTTATGCAAATTCAGcatcttttattataaatagtagagtaagaataaaatataattatattaaaaatatcgattcattattttttagtAATGAACAATTAATACTTTGTGATATATTCAACCAAGGATGTAACGgtggatatatatatttgtctttaaaatatgcttatgaaaattatttatatacacaaaaatgttttgaaaagtataaaaaaaaaataaattataatagaGATGATTTCGAAATAAAAAGTTCATTAATCAGTCAAGATGATAATACTTTATTATGTGATCAATTCGatgtttttaaaatgaaaaatgaggaaaaaaagaataacgaaataaagataaaaaagCAAATAAgtatgaatataaataaggaTTCTAATAAAAATCATGAGTTTacaaatgatgataatggtcaccttttaatattatcatatgaATTCCAAACGGATCATAATAAAAgagatgataataaaaaaaaaataataataaataataataataatataaatatatatggattaaatgaagattatatattaatggatgagaaaaaaaaaaaaaataataataataataaaaataataataataataataataataataataataataataataataataatgacgaagcatatgatatttttaaattaaattcttgtgatgtaaaaataaatgtcTCCAAATTTGAATATTTAGATATCCAGGAtgaagaattattaaaaaaatacatttattacAATGGACCAGTAGCAGCAGCTATAGAACCTTCAAGTGAATTCATaggatataaaaaaggaataataTTAGGAAATTTCATTAAAATGTATGATGGAACTAAAAACAATGCTTATATATGGAATAAAGTGGATCATGCTGTAGTTATAGTAGGATGGGGAGAAGATACTTTACACAattttgttaaaaaaaataaactCTCTAAGGAAAGCATGGAACATATTTTAACAACATGGAAGCAAAATAATAACACCAATgattatcataataataaggataatgataataataataataataataataataataataataataataatagtaataataatgttattataaaatactGGAAAGTATTAAATAGTTGGGGTACCAAATGGGGGAATTCAGGGTACTTTTATATACttagaaataataattcttttaatattaagtcatatatattagcATGTGACGTTAACTTGTTTGTTAAGCAAAAAGGAACAtga
- a CDS encoding 6-cysteine protein, with translation MKSVIFCLVVFLWREAWVWSKSHKCDFTKEKYLLSSEKEVYCEIDANPSDDITFICPNKIDSLCFHTVNISKNINQNNSTMSIQDLLYGSVVYGNTLFISPYVKTNTPFYCFCNLDTVTIQKFLKINRFLKDDDELSEADLMKHLKGGNVSDAKTDEYLNKALNRFKKMKDLSKFFNDQADNTTKLKLPDSLNIPNDILNYDVNNRSNNKDDDIIVEDEVTKKKIISKRGIMRVFVHSNNNVIKGCDFGNNNKNYFSHPISVAGNVNNKVCKIQAKPGELVAFKCAYEENGKVEPPNCFDQVLYKNKVTDLKTLIPGYDSHINKHSSKYPYYLKIPHFVKEQYTIQCKCKSNNSQNEYTFELDIQPGESEVVLNSFKTS, from the coding sequence atgaagagcgttattttttgtttagTTGTTTTTTTATGGAGAGAAGCATGGGTATGGAGTAAAAGTCACAAATGTGATTTTACAAAAgagaaatatttattatctaGTGAGAAGGAAGTATATTGTGAAATAGATGCGAATCCTTCGGATGatattacttttatatGTCCTAATAAAATTGATTCATTATGTTTTCATACTGTAAATATAtctaaaaatataaatcaaaataacTCAACCATGTCTATACAGGATTTATTATATGGTTCGGTAGTATATGGAAATACTCTTTTTATATCTCCTTATGTTAAAACAAATACACCGTTTTATTGTTTTTGCAATTTGGACACTGTGACAATACAAAAGTTTTTAAAAATCAATAGGTTCCTAAAAGATGACGATGAATTAAGTGAAGCCGACTTGATGAAACACTTAAAAGGCGGGAATGTTAGCGACGCAAAAACTgatgaatatttaaataaagcTTTAAATAGATTTAAAAAGATGAAGGATCtttcaaaattttttaatgatCAAGCAGATAATACGACCAAATTAAAGCTACCAGATTCTTTAAATATCCcaaatgatatattaaactatgatgtaaataatcgtagtaataataaagatgatGATATTATTGTTGAAGATGAAGttacaaaaaagaaaattatttcaAAACGTGGAATAATGCGTGTTTTTGTTcatagtaataataatgtaataaaaGGTTGTGATTTTGGTAACaataataagaattatttttctcaTCCCATATCTGTAGCAGgtaatgtaaataataaggTTTGTAAAATACAAGCAAAACCTGGAGAATTAGTTGCATTTAAATGTGCCTATGAAGAAAATGGTAAGGTCGAACCACCTAATTGTTTTGATCaagtattatataaaaataaagtaaCGGATTTAAAAACATTAATTCCAGGATATGATTCTCATATAAATAAGCACAGTTCAAAATATCCATACTATTTAAAAATACCACATTTTGTTAAAGAACAATATACTATTCAATGTAAATGTAAATCAAACAATTCACAAAATGAATACACTTTTGAATTAGATATACAACCTGGAGAAAGTGAAGTTGTTCTTAATTCTTTTAAGACATCATAA
- a CDS encoding ATP-dependent RNA helicase, putative, producing the protein MKRSFFINHVERFVNDEMLKKENFDDLKIVDIEEKKMNKICCDNINIDINDNNDDNICDDIMKKEIKKEKKRKKKKIEQIRNTLSSHCRIVEINDDEEISILDWNNIKSTKINEYIINSLINKFHFTNFLACQSNVLEYLLLYKYGSNCIKNGDIYIEVPTGLGKTLCYIISIIDYFLYNNENTLYCLILTATDELVNQIMNVINIFEIRNLKCMNIDMNNFHSNLYFDETINHKRFLSGCNILVTTTKKFEALFYSNEEIFMNLRFLIIDEVDKIVAYTQCNICSIVNSLTNLVRKHQNNCENIYKPKYFLQKILVSATLCKVSDNLMSLDLYRPIFFYYMLNYKRNEEFYFFTKNKYTKMYTLIKLLLDDIPNKDMLSMLIFCGDDDSSHTLYRYLTIYFSYTNHSDYSIKEYSRHLSNKRKKKILTNFLNQRVHILICNDNISRGLDTVNVNYVINFDMPRHYNVLTHRIGRLARYNSRRGTVYHFIKKKENIIMNKSAKQRNVNLMEQKRFKKNTLTDIKNNILNLKKIVKSTIHMESKEKIKPHKFYSYDELMKLTNT; encoded by the exons atgaaaaggtccttttttataaatcaCGTGGAGAGGTTTGTGAATGATGAGATGTTGAAGAAGGAAAATTTTGATGATCTAAAAATAGTAGAtattgaagaaaaaaagatgaaTAAGATTTGTtgtgataatataaatattgatataaatgataacaATGATGATAACATATGTGATGATATTATGAAGAAAGAAATTAagaaagagaaaaaaaggaagaaaaaaaaaattgaacAGATCAGGAATACGTTAAGTTCTCATTGTAGAATTGTGgaaataaatgatgatgaagagATTAGTATATTAGATtggaataatataaagagtacgaaaataaatgaatatataataaatagtttaattaataaatttcaCTTTACTAATTTCTTAGCATGTCAATCTAATGTTTTAGagtatttattattatataaatatggatctaattgtataaaaaatggagatatatatatagaagTACCAACAGGATTAGGAAAAAcattatgttatataatatcgattattgattattttttgtataataatgaaaatacTTTATATTGCTTAATATTAACTGCTACTGACGAATTAGTAAATCAAATTATgaatgtaataaatatttttgaaataaGAAATTTGAAATGTATGAATATTGATATGAACAATTTTCATtcaaatttatatttcgATGAAACAATTAATCATAAGAGATTTTTATCTGGTTGTAATATTCTTGTAACAACCACAAAAAAGTTTGAAGCATTATTTTATAGTAATGAAGAGATATTTATGAATTTAAGATTTTTAATTATTGATGAAGTGGATAAAATTGTAGCATACACTCaatgtaatatatgttCTATAGTAAATTCATTAACAAATTTAGTAAGGAAACATCAAAATAATtgtgaaaatatatataaacctaaatattttttacaaaaaattcTCGTCTCCGCAACCTTGTGCAAAGTTTCCGACAATTTAATGTCTTTAGATTTGTATAGGcctatttttttttattatatgttgAATTATAAGAGAAATGAGgaattttatttcttcaccaaaaataaatataccAAAATGTATACCTtgataaaattattattggACGATATACCTAACAAGG aTATGTTGAGCATGCTCATATTTTGTGGAGATGACGATTCGTCACATACCCTGTACAGATATCTTACCATTTATTTTAGTTATACGAACCATAGTGACTATTCGATTAAGGAATATAGTCGTCATTTATCAAACAagagaaagaaaaaaatcTTGACTAATTTCCTTAACCAGAGGGtgcatatattaatttgtaatgataatatatcaaGAGGATTAGATACAGTGAATGTaaattatgtaataaattttGATATGCCCAGGCATTACAATGTGTTAACCCATAGAATAGGGCGACTGGCAAG GTATAATAGCAGAAGGGGTACAGTATATCATTTCATTAAgaagaaagaaaatataattatgaacaAATCAGCAAAACAAAGAAATGTCAACTTAATGGAACAAAaaagatttaaaaaaaatactttaacagatataaaaaataatatattgaatttaaaaaaaatagttAAAAGTACTATACATATGGAAAGCaaggaaaaaattaaacCACACAAATTTTATTCCTATGATGAGTTGATGAAATTAACAAATACTTAA
- a CDS encoding hypothetical protein (conserved Plasmodium protein, unknown function), whose amino-acid sequence MRRYLLITCLFVLCYEKLKHVNFLKWEQEKDFYYINNEKLLKRVLNNVEQVNVKQTKEITKVDKPIGFVIRKEKFVTLDKETKEEKILKDNLVEAILVDPKKDEELKVDIKETNIDEDSKKKKQKKENEIIKDDTSKDKDLYSFPKDPITLHKKKLKEEKNFVMIKEFVKDLSSRDENVLISNVNIFLKRIFNLILREKIITAMCSDVQNEGIQNNDTQKKGTQNNDTQNNDTQNDNTQNYDGKDNNSECLKNNKNCNFDNKIKIKDCNKGSISCFLSNIKNEEFYKAPDLFKYYISLERMLRSSSIRSKTDRISKYFTFYPISIDKEYYEEKINNHAFLEAVRNILFDLHEGNKKDKKKVFSSFVIVVDTLISLIKQEKVVKEMYIFIHLFFQDLNLLNKKILDILLKSSFKPGTSYNIPDFNKKNFEFILSRIYTRYVLNNLLNRTFNNSDTIHMSDFLNNKIKPFNFSFTETSVNLLKNESIQIRDDDLLVSEENLCKYIPIKKKLLYEKLNKTRKAAEEAILDYIFKLLLRKLHEFITE is encoded by the exons ATGCGAAGGTACCTGTTGATTACCTGTTTGTTTGTCTTGTGCTACGAAAAATTAAAGCATGTGAACTTTTTAAAGTGGGAGCAGGAAAAagatttttattatataaataacgagaaattattaaaaagggtattaaataatgtaGAGCAAGTAAATGTAAAACAAACTAAGGAAATAACAAAAGTTGATAAACCCATAGGATTTGTTATAAGGAAAGAGAAATTTGTTACGTTAGACAAAGAAAcaaaagaagaaaagaTCCTTAAGGATAATTTGGTAGAAGCTATATTAGTTGATCCTAAGAAAGATGAAGAATTAAAAGTTGATATAAAAGAAACAAATATAGATGAAGatagtaaaaaaaaaaaacaaaaaaaagaaaatgaaattattaaaGATGATACATCTAAGGATAAGGATTTGTATTCATTTCCTAAAGATCCGATTACTCtccataaaaaaaaattaaaagaagaaaagaatTTTGTTATGATAAAAGAATTTGTAAAAGATTTATCTAGTCGAGATgaaaatgtattaatatctaatgtgaacatttttttaaaaagaatatttaatttgATATTGagggaaaaaataattactGCAATGTGTTCAGATGTGCAAAATGAGGgaatacaaaataatgaCACACAAAAGAAGGGCACACAAAATAATGACACACAAAATAATGACACACAAAATGATAACACACAAAATTATGATGGCAAAGATAACAATTCAGAATGcttgaaaaataataagaattGTAATTTCGATAACAAAATCAAGATTAAAGATTGTAATAAGGGTTCCATAAGTTGTTTTTTGTCAAAcattaaaaatgaagaatttTATAAAGCTCCagatttatttaaatattatatatcattagAAAGAATGTTGAGGAGCTCTTCTATTCGATCTAAAACAGATAGGatatcaaaatattttactttttatCCAATATCTATAgataaagaatattatgaagagaaaataaataatcatGCATTTTTAGAAGCAgttagaaatatattatttgatttacatgaaggaaataaaaaggataaaaaaaaggttTTTTCGAGTTTTGTAATAGTTGTAGATACATTAATATCTTTAATAAAACAAGAAAAGGTAGTAAAagaaatgtatatatttatacatttattttttcaagatttaaatttattaaataaaaaaatattagaCATTCTATTAAAAAGTTCTTTTAAGCCAGGAacatcatataatattccaGATTTcaataagaaaaattttgaatttattttatcaagaatatatacaagatatgttttaaataatttattaaatagGACATTCAATAATTCAGATACCATCCATATGTCtgattttttaaataacaaaataaaaccTTTCAATTTTAGTTTTACGGAAACAAGTGTGAACTTGCTAAAGAATGAGAGCATTCAGATAAGGGATGATGACCTTTTGGTGAGCGAAGAAAATTtgtgtaaatatatacctatcaaaaaaaa attattatatgaaaaacTTAACAAGACGAGGAAAGCTGCAGAGGAAGCAATACTggattatatatttaaactTTTATTGAGAAAATTACATGAATTTATAAcagaataa